The Lycium barbarum isolate Lr01 chromosome 10, ASM1917538v2, whole genome shotgun sequence genome includes a region encoding these proteins:
- the LOC132613943 gene encoding uncharacterized protein LOC132613943 isoform X2, with translation MITIQLRGHCLSTHLHHFHSLSAGPFSSFRVSLSSLPKVVTKKSAQSANRESPVLLNYLINTLDLPKPKALAVSNRFPWVRSVEKPQLAVHFFKSIGFTDAQIQSAVSNVPQILLADVEKTLKPKIQLLQELGITGSDLGRLMSTKAIILTRSLEKILKPSIDVLNKVLINGIENGDWLRVLRRCDWVIHKSPHLRLIPNISYLESVGIVGTQLSSLLKRQPHLFVVPEPELKKLVSRLTDIGFSTDSRMLMHGLHTLGCISQESFSKKMLLFQSTGFSKNECMEMFRRAPGLFRTSEEKIRLGLEFFLETVKLKKSTVVQHPTLLMFSMEDRVIPRYQVFQLIKSKKLLEKDPSFYYVMCLTERLFLEKYVSRFKENAEEILMAYKGHLIDLEEE, from the coding sequence ATGATCACCATCCAACTACGCGGCCATTGTTTATCTACTCACTTACATCATTTTCATTCCCTATCTGCTGGTCCTTTTTCTTCTTTCCGCGTCTCTCTTTCCTCTCTACCAAAGGTAGTAACCAAAAAGTCCGCTCAAAGTGCAAACCGAGAAAGTCCGGTTCTCCTCAACTACCTAATAAACACGTTGGACCTTCCAAAACCTAAAGCCCTGGCAGTATCCAATCGTTTTCCTTGGGTAAGAAGTGTTGAAAAACCTCAATTGGCTGTACATTTCTTCAAGTCCATTGGATTCACAGATGCACAAATCCAATCCGCTGTTAGTAACGTCCCACAAATCCTCCTTGCTGATGTTGAAAAGACACTGAAGCCGAAGATCCAGTTATTACAAGAATTGGGTATCACTGGTTCTGATCTGGGTAGGCTTATGTCCACAAAGGCGATTATATTAACGCGTAGCCTGGAGAAAATACTAAAGCCTTCCATTGATGTTCTCAATAAAGTCCTTATAAACGGTATTGAGAATGGCGATTGGTTAAGGGTCCTACGAAGGTGCGATTGGGTTATTCATAAATCCCCTCACTTGAGACTGATTCCTAATATTTCATATCTGGAGAGCGTTGGGATTGTCGGGACTCAACTATCATCACTCTTGAAGAGGCAACCTCATCTTTTTGTTGTGCCTGAACCTGAGCTTAAAAAGCTTGTGTCTAGACTAACAGATATTGGGTTTTCTACTGATTCAAGAATGTTAATGCATGGCCTTCATACTCTTGGTTGTATTAGTCAGGAGTCTTTTTCGAAGAAAATGCTATTGTTTCAGAGTACTGGTTTCTCCAAAAATGAGTGCATGGAAATGTTTAGGAGGGCGCCGGGTTTATTCCGAACTTCAGAGGAGAAAATAAGGCTTGGACTAGAGTTCTTCTTGGAAACAGTGAAGTTAAAGAAGTCAACTGTAGTACAGCATCCTACACTTTTGATGTTTAGCATGGAGGATAGAGTGATTCCCAGATATCAAGTTTTCCAGCTGATAAAGTCAAAAAAGCTTTTGGAGAAAGACCCAAGTTTTTATTACGTGATGTGTTTAACAGAGCGTCTGTTCTTGGAAAAGTATGTATCGAGGTTTAAAGAAAATGCAGAGGAAATATTGATGGCCTACAAGGGCCATCTTATAGATTTAGAAGAAGAGTAA